The following coding sequences lie in one Corticium candelabrum chromosome 10, ooCorCand1.1, whole genome shotgun sequence genomic window:
- the LOC134185241 gene encoding uncharacterized protein LOC134185241 gives MGGRHGPALLPVVLLCAKEELVPCKFLSLDREEVALVSKKGELDTMITKRVTSMENATSNSKKAPMAAINAKRTIQEIIGKGFPKEHATTATVARLMIPVSPDVASENHTDASTARGAMAMALAVLRLVASRHRLRAVAASAVTVTATVN, from the exons ATGGGTGGTCGTCATGGACCTGCACTGCTCCCTGTTGTGTTGCTCTGCGCGAAAGAAGAACTCGTACCTTGCAAGTTCCTCAGTCTGGATCGGGAAGAAGTTGCCCTAGTCTCGAAGAAAGGCGAACTCGATACGATGATAACAAAGCGTGTTACATCGATGGAAAATGCTACAAGCAACTCGAAAAAAGCCCCAATGGCTGCAAT CAATGCCAAAAGGACTATTCAAGAAATTATTGGAAAAGGCTTTCCCAAGGAACATGCGACGACGGCAACAGTTGCACGGCTAATGATACCTGTCAGTCCGGATGTTGCATCGGAAAACCATACGGATGCCTCCACTGCCAGAGGTGCAATGGCGATGGCACTTGCGGTCTTGCGTTTGGTTGCCTCACGTCACCGTCTACGTGCGGTTGCCGCATCGGCAGTGACTGTTACCGCGACGGTCAATTGA